One Flavobacterium sp. 90 DNA segment encodes these proteins:
- the kynU gene encoding kynureninase — translation MTFQNTREFARELDSQDTLNHYQDQFIFPKVNDKRVIYFTGNSLGLQPKRTKAYIDEVMNDWADLAVEGHFYANKPWWDYQERFAEPLSKIVGALPSEVTVMNTLTVNLHLLMVSFYQPKGKRYKIICEEKAFPSDQYMFQSQVHFHGYKTEDAIVEIKRREGEHNIRLEDVLAKIEEVGDELALVLIGGVNYYTGQVFDIKTITEAGQKAGAKVGWDLAHAAGNIKLELHDWNVDFAAWCSYKYMNSGPGNASGCFVHEKHHNNPDLPRFAGWWGHNKERRFKMEPNFDPVHGADGWQISNLPVLSLAPYLASVEMFAEVGMDALIKKRDHITSYLEFILHEIDKEVKGNFEIITPSNPIERASQLSVFLHGEGRSLFEYLMKNGVITDWREPNVIRLAPVPLYCSYEDMFDFGQILKKGILGK, via the coding sequence ATGACTTTTCAAAATACACGCGAATTTGCACGAGAGCTTGATTCGCAAGACACATTAAATCATTATCAGGATCAATTTATTTTTCCAAAAGTAAATGACAAACGAGTTATTTATTTTACAGGGAATTCTCTTGGATTACAGCCAAAACGTACAAAAGCTTACATAGATGAAGTAATGAACGATTGGGCAGATCTTGCAGTCGAAGGGCATTTTTATGCGAATAAACCATGGTGGGATTATCAGGAAAGATTTGCAGAACCATTGAGTAAAATTGTTGGTGCCTTGCCATCAGAAGTTACGGTAATGAATACTTTGACCGTAAATCTTCACTTATTGATGGTTTCTTTTTATCAGCCAAAAGGGAAACGTTATAAAATTATCTGTGAAGAAAAAGCATTTCCTTCAGACCAATATATGTTTCAGAGTCAGGTTCATTTTCACGGTTATAAAACAGAAGATGCAATTGTAGAAATTAAACGTCGTGAAGGAGAACATAATATTCGCCTTGAAGATGTTCTGGCAAAAATTGAAGAAGTTGGTGATGAGCTGGCTTTAGTTTTAATTGGTGGAGTAAACTATTATACCGGACAAGTTTTCGATATTAAAACAATTACTGAAGCAGGACAAAAAGCCGGAGCAAAAGTAGGTTGGGATTTGGCACACGCTGCCGGAAACATCAAACTAGAACTTCATGATTGGAATGTAGATTTTGCTGCTTGGTGTAGTTATAAATATATGAATTCAGGACCAGGAAATGCTTCTGGCTGTTTCGTTCACGAAAAACACCATAATAATCCTGACTTACCAAGATTTGCAGGTTGGTGGGGACACAATAAAGAACGCCGTTTTAAAATGGAACCTAATTTTGATCCCGTTCACGGAGCAGATGGCTGGCAGATTAGTAATTTACCGGTTCTTTCTTTAGCGCCGTATTTAGCCTCAGTAGAAATGTTTGCAGAAGTTGGAATGGATGCTTTGATCAAAAAAAGAGATCATATTACTTCATACTTAGAATTCATATTACACGAAATCGATAAAGAAGTAAAAGGTAATTTCGAAATTATCACACCTTCAAATCCAATAGAAAGAGCGTCTCAATTGTCTGTTTTTTTACACGGAGAAGGAAGAAGTTTATTCGAATACTTAATGAAAAACGGAGTTATTACAGATTGGCGTGAACCAAATGTAATTCGTTTAGCACCAGTTCCTCTTTATTGCTCTTATGAAGATATGTTTGATTTTGGACAAATTCTGAAAAAAGGAATTTTAGGGAAGTAA